The following proteins come from a genomic window of Thermoanaerobaculia bacterium:
- a CDS encoding DUF885 family protein, which translates to MLLVLLVPTLAAAPALAPIRDRYIDRYFAAWPTVATQAGRHDHDRELESWTEPRRKEWLDFNGKTLAEIEAWKRTGSGTPDDRLDAEALEGQIRREIHDLAVRRRPERDPLWWTDPIGNATVFLLIRDDRPAAERLSAAAARAALLPRLAGEAEQALAKSAPADVAPEICAIAASQARASAAFYREGFPRVDPALSESGAKAAEALDRLAAFLDALGRKATGNPRLGADYAETFRLGTGVAESVEAVLADAERDLAAKRAEAAAYGRTIWSRYFPGEEPPADDRALLRRIFARAAADHAESVDAFVAQYRERVLALDRYLRDRKIVTLPDPLTIWTDRSPGFFVGQSVGGIYAAGPWEPEAKTLWFLPTPPETASPAERDAFFRDFNDHFNTMITPHETLPGHYLQLKFAARHPRKVRALFADGVFVEGWGTFCERLMLDEGWGGPLDRVAHLKKQMENIARTIADIRVHTTGITRDELARFLREDAVQDAQFSANMWTRAITSAPQLTFYYLGYREVRGLYDDVRRARGPAFRLREFMDGMMEDGPVPVGHYREKMLGE; encoded by the coding sequence ATCCGCGATCGCTACATCGATCGCTATTTCGCGGCCTGGCCGACCGTCGCGACCCAGGCGGGCCGCCATGACCACGACCGAGAGCTCGAAAGCTGGACCGAGCCGCGGCGGAAGGAATGGCTCGATTTCAACGGGAAGACGCTCGCCGAAATCGAAGCCTGGAAGCGGACCGGCAGCGGGACGCCCGACGATCGGCTCGACGCCGAGGCCCTCGAGGGACAGATCCGCCGGGAGATTCACGACCTCGCGGTCCGCCGGCGGCCCGAGCGCGATCCTCTCTGGTGGACCGATCCGATCGGCAACGCCACCGTCTTCCTCCTGATCCGGGACGACCGTCCGGCGGCCGAGCGCCTGTCCGCCGCCGCGGCTCGGGCGGCCCTCCTGCCGCGACTCGCCGGCGAGGCGGAACAAGCTCTCGCGAAATCGGCTCCGGCCGATGTCGCCCCGGAGATCTGCGCGATCGCCGCGTCTCAGGCGCGGGCGAGCGCCGCCTTCTATCGCGAGGGGTTCCCGCGCGTCGATCCGGCGCTGTCGGAATCGGGCGCGAAGGCGGCGGAAGCCCTCGACCGGCTCGCCGCCTTTCTCGACGCACTCGGCCGGAAGGCGACCGGCAACCCGCGTCTGGGCGCCGATTACGCGGAAACGTTCCGGCTCGGGACCGGCGTCGCCGAATCCGTCGAGGCGGTGCTCGCCGACGCGGAGCGGGACCTCGCGGCCAAGCGCGCGGAGGCGGCCGCGTACGGCCGGACGATCTGGAGCCGATACTTTCCCGGGGAGGAGCCTCCCGCGGACGATCGCGCCCTCCTGCGCCGGATCTTCGCGCGCGCCGCGGCGGACCATGCGGAAAGCGTCGACGCTTTCGTCGCCCAGTATCGGGAGCGCGTCCTCGCGCTCGACCGGTACCTTCGCGACCGGAAGATCGTCACGCTGCCCGATCCCCTGACGATCTGGACCGACCGTTCCCCCGGATTCTTCGTCGGCCAGAGTGTGGGCGGAATCTACGCCGCGGGCCCGTGGGAACCGGAAGCGAAGACGCTCTGGTTCCTGCCGACCCCTCCCGAAACGGCGTCACCGGCCGAGCGCGACGCGTTCTTCCGCGACTTCAACGACCACTTCAACACGATGATCACGCCGCACGAGACCCTTCCCGGCCATTACCTGCAGCTCAAGTTCGCGGCGCGGCATCCGCGCAAGGTGCGGGCCCTGTTCGCCGACGGGGTCTTCGTCGAGGGATGGGGGACGTTCTGCGAGCGGCTGATGCTCGACGAGGGCTGGGGCGGACCTCTCGACCGCGTCGCGCACCTGAAGAAGCAGATGGAGAACATCGCGCGGACGATCGCCGACATCCGGGTGCACACGACAGGGATCACGCGCGACGAGCTCGCCCGGTTCCTCCGGGAGGACGCCGTCCAGGACGCCCAGTTCTCCGCGAACATGTGGACACGCGCGATCACGAGCGCGCCGCAGCTCACGTTCTATTACCTCGGCTATCGGGAGGTGCGCGGGCTCTACGACGACGTCCGCCGCGCCCGCGGCCCCGCGTTCCGCCTCCGGGAATTCATGGATGGGATGATGGAGGACGGCCCCGTCCCGGTCGGGCATTATCGGGAGAAGATGCTGGGCGAGTGA
- a CDS encoding VTT domain-containing protein — MHALIEQLARHGLPLVFANVLLEQLGLPIPAIPTLVAAGALSAGGRLSAGALLALAVVASLIADSLWYFLGRRHGYRILKTVCGISLSPDSCVRETEAVFERHGVVSLLYAKFIPGFSTVAPPIAGAVRIGFLRFALFDAGGALIWAGSGVAAGIVFHRAIDRVAEFLEGLGFWSLVIAAILLALFVGWKWWQRRRFYRFLRMARITPAELRALVDAGKAPVIVDVRNRAAAQRDPRRIPGAIRLLAEEIDTSIDQLPPDREIILYCT; from the coding sequence GTGCACGCGCTGATCGAGCAGCTCGCCCGCCACGGGCTGCCGCTCGTCTTCGCCAACGTTCTGCTCGAGCAGCTCGGGCTTCCGATCCCGGCGATCCCGACGCTCGTGGCGGCCGGCGCGCTGTCGGCGGGCGGGCGCCTCTCGGCTGGCGCTCTCCTCGCGCTCGCCGTCGTCGCTTCGCTCATCGCCGACTCCCTCTGGTATTTCCTCGGGCGCCGGCACGGCTACCGGATCCTTAAGACCGTCTGCGGAATATCGCTCTCTCCCGATTCCTGCGTCCGCGAGACGGAGGCGGTTTTCGAGCGGCACGGCGTCGTCTCGCTGCTGTACGCGAAGTTCATCCCCGGTTTCTCGACGGTGGCGCCGCCGATCGCGGGGGCGGTGCGGATCGGCTTTCTCCGATTCGCCCTCTTCGACGCGGGAGGCGCGCTGATCTGGGCCGGCTCGGGCGTGGCCGCCGGGATCGTCTTCCACCGGGCGATCGACCGCGTCGCCGAATTCCTGGAGGGTCTGGGATTCTGGTCGCTCGTGATCGCCGCAATCCTGCTCGCGCTCTTCGTCGGCTGGAAATGGTGGCAGCGGCGGCGCTTCTACCGTTTTCTCCGGATGGCCCGGATCACGCCGGCCGAGCTCCGGGCCCTGGTCGACGCCGGGAAGGCGCCGGTGATCGTCGACGTGCGCAATCGCGCCGCCGCCCAGCGCGATCCGCGGCGAATCCCGGGCGCGATCCGCCTCCTCGCGGAAGAGATCGACACGTCGATCGACCAGCTGCCGCCGGACCGGGAGATCATCCTGTACTGCACCTGA